A single window of Haliotis asinina isolate JCU_RB_2024 chromosome 5, JCU_Hal_asi_v2, whole genome shotgun sequence DNA harbors:
- the LOC137283833 gene encoding uncharacterized protein: MSPVPPSSVPNPSVTKQDLSPRSDVNHPFVPTDVMSPVPLSSVPNPSVTSQDLSPRSGVNHSAVTTDVMSPVPLSSVPNPSVTSQDLSPRSDVNHSAITTHVMSPVPSLSVPNPSVTSQVLSPRSDVNHSTVTTDVMSPVPRSTVPKPPVTKPPVTSQDLSPRSDVNHPVITTDVMSPVPLSSVPNPSVTSQDMSPRSDVNHLAVTTDVMSPVPRSTVPKPPVTSQDLSPRSDGNHLAVASEVVPTVPMSTVPKPSVTSH, translated from the coding sequence ATGTCACCTGTCCCTCCGTCATCTGTCCCTAATCCGTCTGTCACCAAACAGGATCTGTCACCTAGGTCAGATGTCAACCATCCCTTCGTCCCCACTGATGTGATGTCACCTGTTCCTCTGTCATCTGTCCCTAATCCATCTGTCACCAGCCAGGATCTGTCACCTAGGTCAGGTGTCAACCACTCCGCCGTCACCACTGATGTGATGTCACCTGTCCCTCTGTCATCTGTCCCTAATCCGTCTGTCACCAGCCAGGATCTGTCACCTAGGTCAGATGTCAACCACTCCGCCATCACCACTCATGTGATGTCACCTGTCCCTTCGTTATCTGTCCCTAATCCGTCTGTCACCAGCCAGGTTCTGTCACCTAGGTCAGATGTCAACCACTCCACCGTCACCACTGATGTGATGTCACCTGTCCCTAGGTCAACTGTCCCCAAGCCGCCTGTCACCAAGCCGCCTGTCACCAGCCAGGATCTGTCACCGAGGTCGGATGTCAACCATCCCGTCATCACCACTGATGTGATGTCACCTGTCCCTCTGTCATCTGTCCCTAATCCGTCTGTCACCAGCCAGGATATGTCCCCGAGGTCAGATGTCAACCATCTCGCCGTCACCACTGATGTGATGTCACCTGTCCCTAGGTCAACTGTCCCCAAGCCGCCTGTCACCAGCCAGGATCTGTCACCGAGGTCGGATGGCAACCATCTCGCCGTCGCCTCTGAGGTGGTGCCAACTGTCCCTATGTCAACTGTCCCCAAGCCGTCTGTCACCAGTCACTGA